Below is a window of Culturomica massiliensis DNA.
AAAGACAGGTTGAATGAGATTATTGAAAAAAAAGGACTGACGGCAACGAAATTTGCCAATATGATAGATGTAAATCCTTCTGCCATCTCTCATTTACTGAAGGGACGCAATAAGCCCGGCTATGATGTGCTGGTAAATATAGCCAAGGCGTTTCCGGATATCAGTATGGATTGGCTGCTTACCGGGAAAGGCGGAATTTATAATCATCCGGCGACAGCCCCGTCTGTAGATATACAAGAAA
It encodes the following:
- a CDS encoding helix-turn-helix domain-containing protein, producing MKDRLNEIIEKKGLTATKFANMIDVNPSAISHLLKGRNKPGYDVLVNIAKAFPDISMDWLLTGKGGIYNHPATAPSVDIQEKTVLQTPKEPEHASAEKEIAAIPGEIAATIPLLTNKKALKRIILFFSDGSFEDYQKD